One genomic region from Ochotona princeps isolate mOchPri1 chromosome 5, mOchPri1.hap1, whole genome shotgun sequence encodes:
- the DLX1 gene encoding homeobox protein DLX-1 produces the protein MTMTTMPESLNSPVSGKAVFMEFGPPNQQMSPSPMSHGHYSMHCLHSAGHSQPEGAYSSASSFSRPLGYPYVNSVSSHASSPYISSVQSYPGSASLAQSRLEDPGADSEKSTVVEGGEVRFNGKGKKIRKPRTIYSSLQLQALNRRFQQTQYLALPERAELAASLGLTQTQVKIWFQNKRSKFKKLMKQGGAALESSALANGRALSAGSPPVPPGWNPNSSSGKGSGGSAGSYIPSYTSWYPSAHQEAMPQPQLM, from the exons ATGACCATGACCACCATGCCAGAAAGTCTCAACAGCCCCGTGTCGGGCAAGGCGGTCTTTATGGAGTTTGGGCCGCCCAACCAGCAGATGTCTCCTTCTCCCATGTCCCACGGGCACTACTCCATGCACTGTTTGCACTCGGCGGGCCACTCGCAGCCCGAAGGTGCCTACAGCTCGGCCTCGTCCTTCTCCCGACCGCTGGGCTACCCTTACGTCAACTCGGTCAGCAGCCACGCGTCCAGCCCCTACATCAGTTCGGTGCAGTCCTACCCGGGCAGTGCCAGCCTCGCCCAGAGCCGCCTGGAGGATCCAG GGGCCGACTCGGAGAAGAGCACGGTGGTGGAAGGCGGCGAAGTGCGCTTCAATGGCAAAGGGAAAAAGATCCGCAAACCAAGGACGATTTATTCCAGTTTGCAGTTGCAGGCTTTGAACCGGAGGTTCCAGCAAACTCAGTACCTAGCTCTGCCCGAAAGGGCGGAGCTCGCGGCCTCCTTGGGACTCACGCAGACGCAG GTCAAGATCTGGTTCCAGAACAAACGCTCCAAGTTCAAGAAGCTGATGAAGCAGGGCGGGGCGGCTTTGGAAAGCAGCGCGCTGGCCAACGGCCGGGCCCTGTCTGCCGGTTCCCCTCCCGTGCCGCCCGGCTGGAACCCTAACTCCTCATCCGGGAAGGGCTCGGGCGGCAGCGCGGGCTCCTACATCCCCAGCTACACGTCGTGGTACCCCTCGGCACACCAAGAAGCCATGCCGCAGCCCCAGCTCATGTGA